The following proteins come from a genomic window of Streptomyces sp. ALI-76-A:
- a CDS encoding SagB/ThcOx family dehydrogenase: MEDLREDRPVDLVAALARARSSERPGADTPAGTAVRTWPGPPLPIPEAGPADLDLRTLLLLSLAASDDSGRLRPASSAGALHPVDAELVVGAGCSLPPGRYGYDPLRHRVHPIGRPADGTPPGVTAELSVTARRTVSHYGHRAWPLLLLDTGHAAAALFLAARALRVDEPATRLDGLTGNPLAAVHIPPPDGRSPTRRAGGTRVPEAAGGPPTPAELLARRSTAPPLPGAPSDDALRAVLSVAVRAGGSELRWCAAVGPPRPGLVELTPEGTALRRYAAGEARPALAAWAAGQAWVADAGAVLLAHGCPGDADAAHIRLAHLRAGFAVHLAHVTARRHGLAARPVGSWQQADLGAALGAAPDRDWVVHALALGTCHADEENTT; this comes from the coding sequence GTGGAAGACCTCCGCGAGGACCGCCCGGTGGACCTCGTCGCCGCCCTCGCCCGCGCCCGCTCCTCGGAGCGCCCCGGCGCCGACACGCCCGCTGGAACAGCCGTCCGGACCTGGCCGGGGCCGCCGCTCCCGATCCCGGAAGCAGGCCCTGCGGACCTCGACCTGCGGACCCTGCTGCTGCTCTCCCTGGCGGCCTCGGACGACTCGGGGCGCCTGCGGCCCGCGTCCTCCGCCGGTGCCCTGCACCCGGTGGACGCCGAACTGGTCGTGGGCGCCGGCTGCTCCCTGCCGCCCGGCCGCTACGGCTACGACCCGCTGCGCCACCGCGTCCACCCGATCGGCCGGCCGGCCGACGGCACACCGCCAGGAGTGACCGCCGAACTCTCCGTCACCGCGCGGCGCACGGTCTCGCACTACGGCCACCGCGCCTGGCCGCTGCTGCTGCTGGACACCGGGCACGCCGCCGCGGCCTTGTTCCTCGCGGCCCGCGCCCTGCGCGTGGACGAGCCCGCGACACGGCTGGACGGACTCACCGGGAACCCCCTGGCCGCCGTGCACATCCCGCCGCCCGACGGACGCAGCCCGACGCGTCGGGCCGGTGGCACCCGTGTCCCCGAGGCGGCCGGAGGCCCGCCCACGCCCGCGGAGCTGCTGGCGCGCCGCAGTACCGCGCCGCCGTTGCCGGGTGCCCCGTCCGACGACGCGTTGCGAGCGGTCCTTTCCGTCGCGGTACGGGCGGGCGGCAGCGAGCTGCGCTGGTGCGCCGCGGTCGGCCCTCCCCGGCCCGGCCTGGTCGAACTGACCCCCGAGGGCACGGCCCTGCGGCGGTACGCGGCGGGGGAGGCCCGTCCGGCGCTCGCGGCCTGGGCCGCCGGCCAGGCGTGGGTCGCGGACGCGGGTGCCGTCCTGCTCGCCCACGGCTGCCCTGGGGACGCCGACGCCGCGCACATCCGCCTGGCCCATCTGCGGGCCGGCTTCGCCGTCCACCTCGCCCACGTCACCGCCCGGCGCCACGGATTGGCCGCCCGGCCCGTCGGTTCCTGGCAGCAGGCGGACCTCGGCGCCGCTCTCGGAGCCGCGCCGGACCGGGACTGGGTCGTCCACGCACTGGCCCTCGGCACCTGCCACGCCGACGAGGAGAACACCACGTGA
- a CDS encoding ABC transporter ATP-binding protein produces the protein MIIHSELRRAARPARRPLLTATLLQGAVTLTHLAQAVLLANALAALARGDTGALPWLLAAVVAVVAARAGLGTWQRRTATRAGAEVRVALRDELLARLGRLGSAHLTTARAGAVRTTLVDGVEGVDAYVSRYLPQLLITLTVPPLVLAALAAVEPRALLGLVPALLLALAGPRAWDRLLAARGKEHWDTYEGLGADYLEALQGMPALRAAGAVGRTRARLEERSAALHRATVAKLRVSLVDTGLTDLAIQGGTAAAALLACWSAATGSTTATGTYLVLLLASECFRPVRDLAREWHAGYLGASAADGLAALRTAEPTVPDTGSAPAHWPAPPELRFDNVHFTYDGAPAPALDGVSFTAPAGRTTAIVGPSGAGKSTLVALLLRHYDPQEGRVTLDGRPSTEYALDSLRQGIAVVSQETYLFHATIADNLRLARPDATDHDLIRVARVAGVHDEITALPDGYATVLGERGATLSGGQRQRLALARALLAETPVLVLDEATSAVDERREADIVRELLNAAGGRTVLVVAHRLAAVRHADRIVVLDEGRVDAVGEHADLAEAGGVYTRLVEAGRTHRGELAA, from the coding sequence GTGATCATCCATTCCGAGCTGCGCCGCGCCGCCCGGCCCGCACGGCGCCCCCTGCTCACCGCCACCCTCCTGCAGGGCGCCGTCACCCTCACCCACCTGGCGCAGGCCGTACTGCTGGCCAACGCGCTCGCGGCTCTCGCCCGCGGTGACACCGGCGCGCTCCCGTGGCTGCTCGCCGCGGTGGTCGCGGTCGTCGCCGCCCGTGCCGGACTCGGCACCTGGCAGCGCCGCACTGCCACTCGCGCCGGGGCCGAGGTGCGGGTCGCCCTGCGGGATGAACTCCTCGCCCGGCTGGGCCGACTCGGGTCGGCGCACCTGACCACCGCGAGGGCCGGAGCCGTCCGCACCACCCTCGTCGACGGGGTGGAGGGCGTCGACGCCTACGTCTCCCGCTATCTGCCCCAGCTCCTGATCACCCTCACCGTGCCGCCCCTGGTGCTGGCCGCCCTGGCCGCGGTCGAACCCCGGGCCCTCCTCGGTCTGGTCCCGGCCCTGCTGCTGGCATTGGCCGGGCCGCGCGCCTGGGACCGGCTCCTGGCAGCCCGCGGCAAGGAACACTGGGATACCTACGAAGGACTGGGCGCCGACTACCTGGAGGCCCTCCAGGGCATGCCCGCCCTGCGCGCCGCGGGCGCGGTCGGCCGCACCCGCGCACGCCTGGAGGAACGGTCCGCGGCGCTGCACCGGGCGACCGTCGCCAAACTGCGGGTGTCCCTGGTCGACACCGGTCTCACCGACCTCGCCATCCAGGGCGGCACCGCCGCCGCCGCACTCCTGGCATGCTGGTCGGCCGCCACCGGATCCACCACGGCGACCGGCACCTACCTGGTGCTGCTGCTGGCCTCCGAGTGCTTCCGCCCGGTCCGCGACCTCGCCCGCGAGTGGCACGCCGGATACCTGGGCGCCTCGGCCGCGGACGGCCTCGCGGCCCTGCGGACCGCCGAGCCGACCGTGCCCGACACCGGATCGGCACCCGCGCACTGGCCGGCGCCGCCCGAACTGCGCTTCGACAACGTCCACTTCACCTACGACGGCGCACCGGCGCCCGCTCTGGACGGCGTCTCCTTCACCGCGCCGGCGGGACGGACGACCGCGATCGTCGGCCCCTCCGGCGCGGGCAAATCCACACTGGTGGCCCTGCTCCTGCGCCACTACGACCCGCAGGAAGGCCGGGTCACGCTCGACGGGCGCCCCAGCACCGAGTACGCGCTCGACTCGCTGCGGCAGGGCATCGCCGTCGTCTCGCAGGAGACATACCTGTTCCACGCCACCATCGCCGACAACCTGCGCCTGGCCCGGCCGGACGCCACGGACCACGATCTGATCCGGGTGGCGCGCGTCGCCGGCGTCCACGACGAGATCACCGCCCTCCCCGACGGGTACGCCACCGTCCTCGGCGAACGCGGCGCCACCCTCTCGGGCGGCCAGCGCCAGCGGCTCGCCCTCGCACGGGCCCTGCTGGCGGAGACCCCGGTCCTCGTCCTCGACGAGGCCACCAGCGCGGTCGACGAACGCCGTGAGGCGGACATCGTCCGCGAACTGCTGAACGCCGCCGGAGGGCGCACCGTGCTGGTGGTCGCCCACCGGCTGGCCGCCGTCCGGCACGCCGACCGCATCGTCGTCCTCGACGAAGGGCGGGTGGACGCCGTCGGTGAACACGCCGACCTGGCCGAGGCCGGCGGCGTCTACACGCGGCTCGTCGAAGCCGGCCGCACCCACCGAGGAGAACTCGCCGCATGA
- a CDS encoding ABC transporter ATP-binding protein, whose protein sequence is MSTATSTAPTDAAVPARGALRALLPALAAHRGMTARTCAAALLEQGSLVVLLTLAAHTVGSAVIDGRAPSSGTVTALAALVLVRALMTWREMDLSHDLAYRVLAVLRVRVFDGLARSAPARVAGRRSGDLAATAMADVEALEFFYAHTTAQLLASGTVLTGGSVVLATIEPWLLTAVLPVAALLAAAPFADARARAARGGRTRAAMTGLSADTVEAVDGLRELLAFGALADRRRTLADRGRQVGAAQRAEATWEAVAAAVRDLLIVTAVLGVVAAAAQSVTSGRPHGAWAPAAMALALSVLGPVAESARALSQAVALRAAAARVGAAVTAPALAPPPAVPRDLPSGPLGVRLHRVRFDYGGDPVLDGVDLTVRPGQTLALVGASGAGKSTCAHLLARFWDPSAGVVQLVPAQGEPVDVREVSDPQLRRAVVLVGQETPLFHGTLAENLRLAAPEADDGLLVTTARLCGVDRIAPLDTLVGERGATLSGGQRARVALARALLVRPRVLILDESTAHLDNTGDAQLAAALREEGRTTIVIAHRPATIRRADRIAVLEQGRIAEEGSWEELTSRPGSALNHILTTTPS, encoded by the coding sequence ATGAGTACCGCCACCAGCACCGCACCCACCGACGCGGCCGTACCCGCCAGAGGCGCACTGCGCGCCCTCCTGCCCGCCCTCGCCGCCCACCGCGGCATGACGGCCCGCACCTGCGCCGCCGCGCTCCTCGAACAGGGCTCTCTCGTCGTGCTGCTGACCCTGGCCGCGCACACCGTGGGCAGCGCCGTCATCGACGGGCGCGCGCCCTCGTCCGGCACCGTCACCGCGCTCGCCGCCCTCGTCCTCGTACGCGCCCTGATGACCTGGCGCGAGATGGACCTCTCGCACGACCTGGCCTACCGGGTCCTCGCCGTACTGCGCGTACGCGTCTTCGACGGGCTCGCCCGCAGCGCCCCCGCCCGGGTCGCCGGCCGGCGCAGCGGCGACCTCGCCGCCACCGCCATGGCCGACGTGGAGGCGCTGGAGTTCTTCTACGCCCACACCACCGCCCAGCTCCTGGCGTCGGGCACCGTCCTCACCGGTGGTTCGGTGGTCCTCGCCACCATCGAGCCGTGGCTGCTGACGGCCGTGCTGCCGGTCGCGGCCCTGCTTGCCGCGGCTCCGTTCGCCGACGCACGCGCCCGTGCGGCGCGCGGCGGCCGCACCCGGGCGGCCATGACGGGGCTGTCGGCCGACACGGTGGAGGCTGTCGACGGGTTGCGCGAACTGCTCGCCTTCGGCGCTCTCGCGGATCGTCGCCGCACGCTCGCCGATCGGGGACGGCAGGTCGGTGCCGCCCAGCGCGCCGAGGCCACTTGGGAGGCAGTGGCCGCCGCGGTCCGCGACCTCCTCATCGTGACCGCGGTCCTCGGCGTGGTCGCCGCGGCGGCGCAGTCCGTGACGTCGGGGCGGCCGCACGGCGCGTGGGCACCGGCGGCGATGGCTCTGGCCCTGTCCGTCCTCGGCCCGGTCGCGGAGTCGGCCCGCGCGCTGAGCCAGGCCGTGGCACTGCGCGCCGCCGCCGCCCGCGTCGGCGCGGCCGTCACGGCTCCCGCACTCGCCCCGCCGCCCGCCGTGCCCCGCGACTTGCCCTCCGGACCTCTGGGTGTCCGGCTGCACCGGGTGCGCTTCGACTACGGCGGCGATCCCGTGCTGGACGGCGTCGATCTGACCGTTCGTCCGGGACAGACCCTCGCGCTGGTCGGTGCCTCCGGCGCCGGCAAGTCGACCTGTGCTCACCTGCTGGCCCGGTTCTGGGACCCCTCGGCGGGAGTGGTCCAGCTGGTGCCCGCCCAGGGCGAACCCGTGGACGTTCGGGAGGTGAGCGACCCGCAACTGCGGCGTGCGGTCGTACTCGTGGGACAGGAGACGCCCCTCTTCCACGGCACGCTGGCCGAGAACCTGCGGCTCGCCGCACCCGAGGCGGACGACGGCCTGCTTGTGACGACGGCGCGGCTGTGCGGCGTCGACCGGATTGCGCCGCTGGACACTCTCGTGGGTGAGCGCGGTGCGACGCTCTCGGGAGGCCAGCGGGCCCGTGTGGCCCTCGCGCGCGCACTACTGGTCCGCCCGAGAGTCCTCATCCTCGACGAGTCCACGGCTCACCTGGACAACACCGGCGACGCCCAACTCGCCGCCGCGCTCCGCGAGGAGGGCCGTACCACGATCGTCATCGCACACCGCCCGGCCACCATCCGCCGTGCCGACCGCATCGCGGTCCTGGAGCAGGGCCGTATCGCGGAGGAGGGAAGCTGGGAGGAACTCACGAGCCGTCCCGGCAGTGCCCTCAACCACATCCTCACCACCACCCCTTCCTGA
- a CDS encoding class I SAM-dependent methyltransferase → MGVSMGTARLWVERWELQQQHYATAREERFEVIGDVVEHVVAHQDRPLVLDLGCGPGSLASRLTGRIPDAEIVAVDMDPVLLELGRAHHADAARYVDAVIGNSGWTGTLGLDRPLDAVVSTTALHYLSEQTLLRTYRQLERLLRPGGALVNGDHFAPADRRCAELTAHVGRRQAERSRAHDHENWEAWWSAAAGDPELAELFDLREERQAALAHYRNDNDLTLARHVELLGRAGFRRITPVWQFGDSHVLVALRD, encoded by the coding sequence ATGGGCGTAAGCATGGGGACGGCCAGGCTGTGGGTGGAGCGCTGGGAGCTACAGCAGCAGCACTACGCCACCGCCCGCGAGGAACGGTTCGAGGTGATCGGCGACGTCGTCGAACACGTCGTCGCCCATCAGGACCGGCCGTTGGTCCTCGACCTCGGCTGCGGCCCGGGATCGCTGGCCTCCCGGCTCACCGGGAGGATTCCGGACGCGGAGATCGTCGCCGTGGACATGGACCCGGTGCTCCTGGAGCTCGGCCGCGCTCATCACGCGGATGCCGCCCGCTATGTGGACGCCGTGATCGGGAACAGCGGGTGGACCGGCACTCTCGGCCTGGACCGCCCGCTGGACGCGGTCGTCTCGACAACGGCCCTCCACTACCTCTCGGAACAGACCCTGCTGCGGACCTACCGGCAGTTGGAGCGCCTGCTGCGGCCGGGGGGCGCCCTCGTCAACGGTGACCACTTCGCCCCCGCCGACCGGCGTTGCGCGGAGCTCACCGCCCACGTGGGACGCCGACAAGCCGAGCGGTCACGCGCGCACGACCACGAGAACTGGGAGGCCTGGTGGAGCGCGGCCGCCGGGGATCCGGAACTGGCCGAGCTGTTCGACCTACGCGAGGAGCGGCAGGCGGCGCTCGCCCACTACCGGAACGACAACGACCTGACGCTCGCCCGCCACGTCGAACTCCTGGGGCGGGCGGGCTTCCGCCGCATCACCCCGGTCTGGCAGTTCGGCGACAGCCACGTCCTCGTCGCACTCAGGGACTGA
- a CDS encoding aminotransferase class V-fold PLP-dependent enzyme, translating to MTSPTTRDHGPTDLEDLRSWQRGVRAQFPIFAGRPEPASPEPVYLDSAATAQKPLAVLDAVRTYLTTTNANAGRGTYTWANRTTDLVEHTRDRIKEFLDDPRPERSAVHFTSGTTEGLRTIACDWLAAFLSDGDEIVVPVADHQANILPWLEVQRSLARQGLHIHVRPMPYQRGSGDYDHMALAELAGPRTRFVAATHVHHVYGGDMNVHRLRRAVGPDAVICLDAAQSVGHQTVSVTDLDVDFVVFSGHKALALPGTGAVWARQARGPAFAPGGWSGTPNTAGIASLAAALDWLDATGVDRIERWTVALATRLTEGLRHLDAYEVLGCPLSLAADSTVQRRQGIVTFRHRSIDSGDLGFILFSHGFMVRSDSHCQGGAGEKTDSVRVSLHVYNTPEEIDRLLSVLAELQ from the coding sequence ATGACCTCCCCCACGACCCGCGATCACGGCCCCACCGACCTGGAGGACCTGCGCTCCTGGCAGCGCGGGGTACGCGCGCAGTTCCCGATCTTCGCCGGACGGCCGGAGCCTGCCTCCCCGGAGCCGGTCTACCTGGACAGCGCGGCAACGGCACAGAAGCCGCTGGCCGTCCTGGACGCGGTGCGGACGTACCTCACCACCACCAACGCCAACGCCGGGCGCGGCACGTACACCTGGGCCAACCGGACCACCGACCTGGTCGAGCACACCCGCGACCGGATCAAGGAGTTCCTGGACGACCCGCGCCCGGAGCGTTCCGCCGTCCACTTCACCAGCGGCACGACCGAGGGCCTGCGCACCATCGCGTGCGACTGGCTGGCCGCCTTCCTGTCCGACGGCGACGAGATCGTCGTACCGGTCGCCGACCACCAGGCCAACATCCTCCCCTGGCTGGAAGTCCAGCGGTCGCTCGCCCGCCAGGGTCTGCACATTCACGTCCGGCCCATGCCCTACCAGCGGGGGTCCGGGGACTACGACCACATGGCGCTCGCCGAACTGGCCGGTCCCCGGACCCGGTTCGTCGCCGCCACTCATGTCCACCACGTCTACGGCGGCGACATGAACGTGCACCGCCTCCGCCGGGCGGTCGGCCCGGACGCGGTCATCTGCCTCGACGCCGCGCAGAGCGTCGGCCACCAGACGGTGTCCGTGACCGACCTGGACGTCGACTTCGTCGTCTTCTCCGGGCACAAGGCCCTGGCCCTGCCCGGCACCGGCGCGGTCTGGGCCCGCCAGGCGCGCGGGCCTGCCTTCGCTCCCGGCGGCTGGAGCGGCACCCCGAACACCGCCGGCATCGCCTCCCTGGCGGCCGCCCTGGACTGGCTGGATGCCACCGGCGTCGACCGCATCGAACGCTGGACGGTCGCCCTGGCGACCCGGCTCACCGAAGGGCTGCGTCACCTGGACGCCTACGAGGTTCTCGGCTGTCCCCTGAGTCTGGCCGCCGACTCCACCGTCCAGCGCCGCCAGGGCATCGTCACCTTCCGCCACCGGTCCATCGACTCGGGCGACCTCGGGTTCATCCTCTTCAGCCACGGTTTCATGGTCCGGTCCGACAGCCACTGCCAGGGCGGCGCGGGCGAGAAGACCGACTCTGTACGTGTGAGCCTGCACGTGTACAACACTCCGGAGGAGATCGACCGGTTGCTGTCCGTTCTAGCCGAACTCCAGTGA
- a CDS encoding pyridoxal-phosphate dependent enzyme gives MRYDSITEAIGNTPLVRIDPDVHGLRNIDLYAKLELLNPFGSVKDRAAWNMARPHLTEAVEHGSQVVELSSGNTAKALAVIAGMHGLGFKSVTNRMRVPEIKDLLLLLGAQIEELPGQSECLDPTATDDPLTLFHRNLSASGSAYLHTDQYFNPRNTEAHLTGTGPEIVKDLDGRAPDWFVACVGTAGSSTGVARFLRETDPDVRVLGLVAAKSDFIPGIRTIDEVQEVGLFDPDTYDTMESVSADDAIEGMLALNRRCGILAGPTGGAAYFGAVRHLRQLDAESAERQVAVFIVCDRVESYLSYVRKRRPDLLGRPPRKNSPADLSDAEIRTAPAIGVGDAQAWIATDRPLLVDLRSPYAYAALHIDGSVNIVDELFAELVQGGLPFSRRQPVLLACPVGEQSARYAALLTRMGHPDVRSLAGGIIAWRDAGAPLVRD, from the coding sequence TTGAGGTACGACAGCATCACCGAGGCCATAGGCAACACCCCGCTGGTGCGCATCGACCCGGACGTGCACGGACTGCGGAACATCGACCTGTACGCCAAGCTCGAACTGCTCAACCCCTTCGGCTCGGTCAAGGACCGGGCCGCCTGGAACATGGCGCGTCCGCACCTGACTGAGGCGGTCGAACACGGCAGCCAGGTCGTCGAGTTGTCCAGCGGCAACACGGCGAAGGCGCTGGCGGTCATCGCGGGCATGCACGGGCTCGGCTTCAAGAGCGTCACCAACCGGATGCGGGTTCCGGAGATCAAGGACCTCCTGCTGCTGCTCGGCGCCCAGATCGAGGAACTGCCGGGCCAGAGCGAGTGTCTGGACCCGACCGCGACCGACGACCCACTGACCCTCTTCCACCGGAACCTGTCCGCCTCCGGCAGCGCCTACCTGCACACCGACCAGTACTTCAACCCGCGCAACACGGAGGCCCATCTCACCGGCACCGGACCGGAGATCGTCAAGGACCTGGACGGCCGGGCTCCGGACTGGTTCGTCGCCTGCGTGGGCACCGCGGGCTCCTCCACCGGTGTGGCCCGCTTCCTGCGGGAGACCGATCCGGACGTGCGGGTCCTCGGCCTGGTCGCGGCCAAGTCCGACTTCATCCCCGGCATCCGCACCATCGACGAGGTCCAGGAAGTCGGCCTGTTCGACCCCGACACGTACGACACGATGGAGTCGGTGAGCGCCGACGACGCGATCGAGGGGATGCTCGCCCTGAACCGCCGGTGCGGCATCCTGGCCGGACCGACCGGTGGGGCCGCCTACTTCGGCGCCGTGCGTCATCTGCGGCAGCTGGACGCGGAGTCGGCCGAGCGCCAGGTCGCGGTGTTCATCGTCTGCGACCGCGTGGAGAGCTACCTCAGCTATGTGCGGAAGCGGCGGCCCGACCTGCTGGGCCGGCCGCCCCGGAAGAACTCGCCGGCCGACCTGTCCGACGCGGAGATACGCACGGCCCCGGCCATCGGTGTCGGCGACGCCCAGGCGTGGATCGCCACCGACCGTCCGCTCCTCGTCGACCTGCGCAGCCCCTACGCGTACGCCGCGCTGCACATCGACGGCTCGGTCAACATCGTCGACGAGCTGTTCGCGGAACTCGTCCAGGGCGGCCTGCCGTTCAGCAGGCGGCAGCCGGTGCTGCTGGCGTGTCCGGTGGGCGAGCAGTCCGCCCGGTACGCGGCGCTGCTGACCCGGATGGGGCACCCTGACGTCCGCAGCCTGGCCGGCGGCATCATCGCGTGGCGCGACGCCGGCGCGCCCCTGGTACGGGACTGA
- a CDS encoding alanine racemase: MGGEPLYLEPRLGPRLRSLLESAELLHMLTDALGSPLNLVVPDQIAENLERFRSVYREHHLSGQIFYAHKANRSSALLRRLAATDAGVDVASLGELQHALGAGFTPDRITATGPKNPEFLWLAARTGVTVSVDSASELDQLAALVRAHKLSPVRVLLRLSGFETSGVKVLSRPSRFGTPVGELNLLLKAVERHAGAVDLAGVAYHLDTTSVAEKATALEGCLEALEVCRSRGLRPRAVDIGGGFGVNYLAHGEQWERYTTELTAAVLGRRPSLARGGHGYGLRAESGTVRGSLGLYPAHRPVAGARYLDELLSQPAASLGGRPLAALLLEHLHDLYTEPGRALLDQCGITVAKVLEVRSPDTGAELLVRLALKADDVALEEHGVLMDPVVIPGNGTGPRTKTGGEPVGVHLFGSLCLETDMITRRTVFLPRRPAPGDLMAFANTAGYAMDFHATRAQLQPVAHKAAVWQDGDTWRWCLDDQYWPITPPGEPH, from the coding sequence GTGGGCGGAGAGCCCTTGTATCTGGAACCCCGGCTCGGGCCGCGGCTCCGTTCGCTGCTGGAGTCGGCCGAGTTGCTGCACATGCTCACCGACGCGCTCGGCTCGCCGCTCAACCTCGTGGTGCCGGATCAGATAGCCGAGAACCTGGAACGGTTCCGGTCCGTGTACCGCGAGCACCACCTCTCGGGCCAGATCTTCTACGCCCACAAGGCCAACCGCTCCAGCGCCCTGCTGCGCCGGCTCGCCGCCACGGACGCCGGGGTGGACGTCGCGTCCCTCGGTGAGCTGCAACACGCACTCGGCGCCGGCTTCACACCCGACCGGATCACGGCCACCGGCCCCAAGAACCCCGAATTCCTGTGGCTCGCCGCTCGCACGGGCGTCACCGTGAGCGTCGACAGCGCGTCCGAACTCGACCAGCTCGCCGCGCTGGTGCGCGCACACAAGCTCTCCCCCGTACGTGTCCTGCTGCGCCTGTCGGGATTCGAGACCTCCGGCGTCAAAGTGCTGAGCCGGCCGAGCCGCTTCGGCACGCCCGTAGGGGAGTTGAACCTCCTGCTGAAGGCGGTCGAACGGCATGCCGGCGCGGTCGACCTGGCCGGCGTCGCCTATCACCTGGACACGACCAGCGTCGCGGAGAAGGCGACGGCCCTGGAAGGCTGTCTGGAAGCCCTGGAGGTGTGCCGAAGCCGGGGCCTGCGCCCCCGGGCCGTGGACATCGGCGGCGGATTCGGCGTCAACTACCTTGCCCACGGGGAGCAGTGGGAGCGGTACACCACCGAACTCACCGCCGCGGTGCTGGGCAGACGCCCATCCCTGGCCCGGGGCGGGCACGGCTACGGACTGCGCGCCGAGTCCGGTACGGTGCGCGGCAGCCTCGGGCTCTACCCGGCCCACCGGCCGGTCGCCGGGGCGCGGTACCTCGACGAGCTGCTGTCGCAGCCCGCCGCCTCCCTGGGCGGCCGCCCCCTGGCAGCACTGCTACTGGAGCACCTCCACGACCTGTACACGGAGCCCGGCCGAGCTCTGCTCGACCAGTGCGGCATCACGGTGGCCAAGGTGCTGGAGGTGCGCTCCCCGGACACCGGTGCCGAGCTGCTCGTACGGCTGGCGCTGAAGGCGGACGACGTCGCCCTGGAGGAGCACGGCGTGCTCATGGACCCCGTCGTGATCCCCGGGAACGGCACCGGGCCGCGTACGAAGACCGGCGGGGAGCCCGTCGGCGTCCACCTGTTCGGCAGCCTGTGCCTGGAGACGGACATGATCACCCGGCGTACGGTCTTCCTGCCACGCCGTCCCGCGCCGGGCGACCTGATGGCCTTCGCGAACACCGCCGGCTACGCCATGGACTTCCACGCCACCCGCGCCCAGCTCCAGCCCGTCGCCCACAAGGCCGCCGTCTGGCAGGACGGCGACACCTGGCGCTGGTGCCTGGACGACCAGTACTGGCCGATCACGCCCCCGGGAGAACCCCATTGA
- a CDS encoding GNAT family N-acetyltransferase: MTVPDCPEFLHITRPHEVTPDLRRQLADCWAAVINAGGAVIAPGIPLPPVSVRDVGPAAERLTDGLDPERSRLLVATVDGTLAGWLVIRRDPHPLIAHCGVVNHVQTHPHFRRRGIGTALMARVREIAAEDMKLEQLQLSAREGLGLEHFYRSLGWTEVGRWPGALRVAPGDDRDDILMCLSL, encoded by the coding sequence ATGACGGTGCCCGACTGTCCCGAATTCCTGCACATCACCCGGCCGCACGAGGTCACACCGGACCTGAGGAGACAACTGGCCGACTGCTGGGCGGCCGTCATCAACGCGGGCGGGGCGGTGATCGCGCCCGGGATTCCGCTGCCTCCCGTCAGCGTGCGGGACGTCGGCCCGGCGGCGGAACGCCTCACCGACGGCCTCGATCCGGAGCGCAGCCGACTGCTCGTCGCGACCGTCGACGGGACACTCGCCGGCTGGCTGGTCATCCGCCGGGACCCTCATCCCCTGATCGCACACTGCGGGGTGGTCAACCACGTCCAGACCCACCCGCACTTCCGCCGACGAGGAATCGGCACCGCCCTCATGGCCCGCGTCCGAGAGATCGCCGCAGAGGACATGAAACTGGAGCAGCTGCAACTCAGTGCGCGAGAAGGACTCGGGCTCGAGCACTTCTACCGGAGCCTGGGCTGGACCGAGGTGGGCCGATGGCCAGGCGCGCTGCGCGTGGCCCCCGGCGACGACCGTGACGACATCCTGATGTGCCTCAGCCTCTGA